In Anopheles gambiae chromosome 2, idAnoGambNW_F1_1, whole genome shotgun sequence, a single window of DNA contains:
- the LOC1269705 gene encoding uncharacterized protein LOC1269705 isoform X1: MTTAMMMVDNFECAGYTFYSKFDSGNLGKVELVRCCEGLGIVGNTVSSGTSGVPVIGSGSSAIGPGSTSASAIVAATLGIGLHQQQQQQHHGLLSSVSGSGSAAATPGANAGGSLGMPIPSPTPHATENPLVEVEFNLWTRPDCAGTPYENQNRTWFHFAVTGGRPNQIVKFNVMNLNKQAKLFSQGMHPVTKVGPNGRWERIKDKPSYSITNDVFFISFLHKVPEVGGDTTRIYYAFTFPFTYTELMDQLSTFDRKYGRHPFELHKMAYDISQKYDSLPATAAEESKNISNLAPHRRKGKLSKMERVDRTSPESFDETARDGVGEGSPPGKEVLAEAAKSLQTVLGPGGAGGMVIDENTSESMQQITNLVNKVKIELPQGGGGEMKQPAQQASSSASATKAKLPSFHHQLNVASAVAAAANPSPEDDQKADPRDEIYYCRELLTHSIEHRRIELLTISSFHGIQTARETRLRNLFPDEAAQRCHTFREKKIVFISSRVHPGETPASFVLNGFLSMLLDRKSIVSQTLRRMYVFKIIPFLNPDGVYNGLYRSDTRGHNLNRVYISPCHETQPAIYAARKLIRYYHLGVDEVESYELEKEKEHAHGEGSKEAIGVVDPESATPAGEGSAPVDSSGGNVKMALKKVKRLSSTMSLPVDGSIRKRRTPSLSSTPQPTVSVASERRSVIAFVTPAEPAASLSNRAKSTISPSSSSSSSSASWSDKLLGKILRRRRAKAGASGAAVSAGSGAKLSPIAQALPKPTLVLPAVAEEESTSTAEEPALSAAKSSPSSPELVSSPTGLTNANTTTTASVASSPLTDESDSVEQDTPAASDSGFSEASSTSSSLTSKVASSAALPTQSSADSTGSPPTADSTPAAVVPAAVVQPQSLVAAATTAAQVFTEKLIPELNPIVSEGTATTASSSNNLAPATVRGTAGGRSASSLSLKKSIHSVTAKVDTGKGGIGKSAHHKQHVLNKPQFLGATPGTLKFKEFLVHPHHHHHHHHHHHHHHHYLAGGGAAGGVAGTGGAMSAGGNAQGQVVATLHGGKMALGAFKKGSAGGKQQATSSSTSSLIGVGGAGRASGSGGTVLGDGGTTVGGKNRPQTPQTNAAQYSHYRSHRNEYLNPVMGGGGVGGVPRSLNISLDFLAQLDERHDRVVYEDRSNLFMYIDLHGHASKKGVFMYGNHLPSTVEAVECMLLPRLMSLNSQHFHFDACNFSERNMYYKGKRDGLSKEGSGRVAVYKSTGLIKSYTLECNYNTGKCVNILPPRGKEIVAKTTHTLVPPKYTPAVFEEVGKALGPSILDLTNSNPLSRLPNCEFRTLQGLRNALRIEIERGSSKARVTNKTQKSHTKRLANQLSCSIDVAKENAIQWDHSLGAPVVGVAGGAGQQTGVPGPTVAVASKMVGDPDAATLLLAGGGGGGSSGASGATGAGSTQHPRQVLKASGSSVTLKTTHVVGAGGAGGKISRKVGAFGKPKKSKVLCDVSGTGGGVGVGGGVVGAVGAGGKKLQELMLRSTKEQVPRKKIKVSAQQASELCFKGGIGSGSLPNFLTVVPGTLADLPALGAGKKVKSESKLLDVNDMQCDDSFDAAPCCSYTGGGTASPGTTIVTTTHAGISKLISTYTQAAASELHTTVGGTTVTTEALICSGGGVGGGVVGGGSVGVGDVVTASSSMGPSMESVVVGGGGGGAGSIASGSGCSSSGEGKVGTKFGKGTLKPKQTKLAKSTKSGTDAGGKKLLKKKRSLKTDSSLKRKKTRVKPALT, encoded by the exons ATGACGACggcaatgatgatggtggatAACTTTGAGTGTGCTGGATACACGTTCTACTCCAAGTTCGATTCCGGCAACCTGGGAAAGGTCGAGTTGGTGCGATGCTGTGAAG GACTCGGAATCGTGGGCAACACGGTATCGAGTGGGACGTCTGGTGTTCCCGTTATCGGTTCGGGGAGCAGTGCCATCGGGCCGGGCAGTACGAGCGCTTCCGCCATAGTAGCAGCCACGCTGGGGATTGGcttgcatcagcagcagcagcagcaacaccatgGACTGCTTTCGTCGGTGTCCGGAAGTGGCAGCGCTGCCGCAACGCCCGGTGCCAACGCCGGCGGGTCCCTCGGGATGCCCATTCCCTCGCCCACACCGCACGCGACCGAGAACCCGCTGGTGGAGGTGGAGTTCAATCTGTGGACCCGCCCGGACTGTGCCGGCACGCCGTACGAGAATCAGAACCGGACCTGGTTCCATTTCGCGGTGACGGGCGGACGGCCCAACCAAATCGTAAAGTTTAATGTGATGAATCTAAACAAGCAGGCGAAACTGTTCAGCCAGGGCATGCACCCGGTCACGAAGGTGGGCCCGAACGGGCGCTGGGAACGGATCAAAGATAAGCCATCGTATTCG ATTACGAACGATGTGTTCTTCATCTCCTTCCTGCACAAGGTGCCAGAGGTGGGCGGTGACACGACGCGGATCTATTACGCATTTACGTTTCCCTTCACCTACACCGAGCTGATGGACCAGCTGTCCACGTTCGATCGCAAGTATGGCCGCCATCCGTTCGAGCTGCACAAGATGGCGTACGACATTTCGCAAAAGTACGACTCACTGCCCGCGACCGCGGCGGAGGAATCGAAAAACATCTCCAACCTGGCACCGCACCGCCGGAAAGGGAAGCTGTCGAAGATGGAGCGCGTCGACCGTACCAGCCCGGAATCGTTCGACGAAACGGCACGCGACGGGGTCGGCGAAGGTTCGCCGCCGGGCAAGGAAGTGCTGGCGGAGGCGGCCAAATCGCTGCAAACCGTGCTCGGGCCCGGCGGTGCCGGTGGGATGGTAATTGATGAAAACACCTCCGAATCGATGCAGCAGATTACAAACCTTGTGAACAAGGTGAAAATAGAGTTACcgcagggtggtggtggtgaaatgAAACAACCCGCACAACAAGCGTCCTCGTCGGCGTCCGCAACGAAAGCAAAGTTACCGTCGTTTCACCATCAGCTCAACGTGGCATCGGCGGTGGCGGCCGCCGCCAATCCCTCCCCGGAGGACGATCAGAAGGCGGACCCACGGGACGAGATCTACTACTGCCGCGAGCTGCTGACGCACTCGATCGAGCACCGCCGCATCGAGCTGCTCACCATCAGCTCCTTTCACGGGATTCAGACGGCGCGCGAGACGCGCCTGCGTAATCTGTTCCCGGACGAGGCGGCCCAGCGCTGCCACACGTTTAGGGAGAAGAAGATCGTGTTCATCTCGTCCCGCGTGCATCCGGGCGAAACGCCGGCCAGCTTCGTGCTGAACGGGTTTCTCAGCATGCTGCTGGATCGGAAGAGCATCGTCTCGCAGACGCTTCGGCGGATGTACGTGTTCAAGATAATTCCCTTCCTGAACCCGGACGGCGTGTACAACGGGCTGTACCGGTCGGATACGCGCGGTCACAATCTCAACCGGGTGTACATTAGCCCCTGCCACGAGACGCAACCGGCGATCTATGCCGCCAGGAAGTTGATTAG GTACTACCATCTCGGTGTGGATGAAGTTGAATCGTACGAactggaaaaggaaaaggagcaCGCGCACGGGGAAGGATCCAAGGAAGCGATCGGTGTTGTTGATCCCGAAAGTGCTACACCAGCCGGAGAAGGATCCGCACCGGTGGACTCATCGGGAGGCAATGTGAAAATGGCACTGAAAAAAG TCAAACGATTGTCCTCGACCATGTCGCTCCCAGTGGATGGATCGATTCGGAAGCGCCGCACACCGTCCCTGTCCAGCACGCCGCAGCCCACCGTAAGCGTTGCCAGCGAGCGACGGTCCGTGATTGCTTTCGTAACGCCTGCCGAACCGGCGGCTAGTTTGTCCAATCGAGCGAAAAGCACCATTTccccatcgtcgtcgtcgtcgtcgtcatccgCATCGTGGTCGGATAAACTGTTGGGCAAAATTTTACGCCGTCGACGTGCAAAGGCTGGTGCGTCCGGTGCCGCAGTGTCTGCTGGCAGTGGCGCAAAGTTGTCCCCGATAGCGCAAGCCCTTCCCAAACCTACACTGGTGTTGCCGGCGGTGGCGGAGGAAGAGTCTACATCCACCGCAGAGGAGCCAGCGTTGTCGGCAGCGAAATCGTCCCCCTCCTCACCCGAGTTGGTCTCATCACCGACGGGGTTAACCAATGCTAACACAACTACTACCGCTTCCGTTGCATCGTCACCACTCACCGATG AATCGGATTCAGTCGAACAGGACACACCGGCGGCGTCCGATTCCGGGTTCAGCGAAGCAAGCTCCACCTCGTCCTCGCTGACGTCGAAAGTTGCATCGAGCGCCGCGCTGCCCACTCAATCATCCGCCGATTCCACTGGCAGCCCGCCCACAGCCGATTCCACACCGGCAGCCGTGGTTCCGGCAGCCGTCGTGCAGCCGCAATCGCTCGTTGCCGCTGCTACGACTGCGGCCCAAGTTTTCACCGAGAAACTAATTCCGGAGCTAAATCCGATCGTTAGCGAAGGCACGGCCACCACcgctagcagcagcaacaaccttGCACCCGCTACAGTCCGCGGTACTGCTGGAGGCCGAAGCGCTTCTAGCCTGAGCttgaaaaaatcaatccaCTCGGTAACGGCCAAGGTCGACACGGGAAAGGGTGGCATCGGCAAGAGCGCCCATCACAAGCAGCACGTGCTGAACAAGCCACAGTTTCTCGGTGCGACCCCCGGCACGCTCAAGTTCAAGGAGTTTCTGGTACATccgcatcaccatcaccatcaccatcatcaccatcatcaccaccatcactatCTGGCGGGGGGAGGAGCAGCGGGTGGAGTAGCTGGCACGGGTGGTGCCATGTCAGCGGGCGGAAACGCTCAAGGGCAGGTCGTAGCCACACTGCACGGTGGCAAAATGGCGCTGGGCGCGTTCAAAAAGGGCTCCGCAGGTGGCAAGCAGCAAGCTACGTCCTCCTCCACGTCGTCCTTGATCGGTGTGGGTGGTGCTGGTCGAGCTTCGGGCAGTGGTGGAACTGTCCTTGGTGATGGTGGAACCACGGTGGGTGGTAAAAATCGCCCCCAAACGCCTCAAACCAACGCTGCACAGTACAGCCATTATCGATCGCACCGCAACGAGTACCTTAATCCGGTGATGGGCGGCGGTGGCGTTGGCGGTGTGCCGCGCAGCCTGAACATTAGCCTGGACTTTCTGGCCCAGCTGGACGAGCGGCACGATCGGGTGGTGTACGAGGACCGTAGCAATCTGTTCATGTACATCGATCTGCACGGGCACGCCTCGAAGAAGGGCGTGTTCATGTACGGGAACCATCTGCCGAGCACGGTCGAAGCGGTCGAGTGCATGCTGCTGCCGCGGCTGATGAGCCTCAACTCGCAGCACTTCCATTTCGATGCGTGTAATTTCAGCGAGCGCAACATGTACTACAA GGGTAAGCGGGACGGTCTGTCGAAGGAAGGATCGGGACGTGTGGCCGTGTACAAGAGCACCGGTTTGATCAAGAGCTACACGCTGGAATGCAACTACAACACTGGCAAGTGCGTCAACATACTGCCACCCCGGGGCAAGGAGATTGTGGCCAAAACGACGCACACGCTTGTACCCCCGAAGTATACGCCGGCCGTATTCGAGGAG GTTGGGAAAGCCCTCGGACCATCCATTTTGGATCTCACCAACTCGAACCCACTGTCCCGACTGCCGAACTGCGAGTTTCGCACGCTGCAGGGGCTGCGCAACGCGCTGCGGATCGAAATCGAGCGCGGCTCGTCGAAGGCACGCGTCACCAATAAG ACCCAGAAGTCCCACACGAAGCGGCTGGCCAATCAGCTGTCCTGCTCGATAGACGTAGCGAAGGAAAACGCAATCCAGTGGGATCATTCGCTCGGTGCACCGGTGGTCGGTGTGGCCGGCGGTGCAGGGCAGCAAACGGGTGTCCCCGGCCCGACCGTCGCCGTCGCGAGCAAGATGGTGGGTGATCCGGATGCGGCTACACTGTTACTAGCCGGTGGAGGAGGGGGTGGATCCAGTGGCGCGTCCGGTGCTACCGGTGCCGGATCGACGCAACACCCCCGGCAGGTGCTGAAAGCGAGCGGTTCATCGGTGACGCTTAAAACGACACACGTGGTCGGTGCCGGTGGAGCCGGTGGCAAGATTTCCCGCAAGGTCGGTGCCTTCGGTAAGccgaaaaaatcaaaagtcCTGTGCGATGTGAGCGgcaccggtggtggtgttggtgtgggTGGTGGCGTTGTTGGGGCGGTGGGCGCCGGTGGTAAGAAACTCCAGGAGCTAATGCTCCGCAGCACGAAGGAACAAGTGCCTCGCAAAAAGATCAAAGTATCGGCCCAGCAGGCCTCGGAGCTGTGCTTTAAGGGTGGCATTGGGTCGGGCTCGCTGCCCAACTTCCTCACCGTGGTGCCGGGCACGCTGGCCGACCTTCCGGCACTGGGCGCGGGCAAGAAGGTGAAATCGGAAAGCAAACTACTGGACGTGAACGATATGCAGTGCGATGATAGCTTCGATGCGGCACCGTGCTGTTCGTACACCGGTGGTGGCACTGCGTCACCGGGCACGACGATCGTTACCACCACGCACGCTGGCATCTCGAAGCTGATCTCGACGTACACACAGGCAGCAGCAAGCGAGCTGCACACGACGGTCGGCGGCACCACGGTCACAACGGAAGCGTTGATttgcagcggtggtggtgttggcggtggtgtCGTTGGTGGCGGCAGCGTTGGTGTCGGTGATGTGGTCACGGCTTCGTCTTCGATGGGTCCTTCGATGGAGAGTGTTgttgtcggtggtggtggtggtggtgctggtagcATCGCTAGCGGGAGTGGCTGTAGCAGCAGTGGCGAAGGGAAGGTCGGCACCAAGTTTGGCAAGGGTACGCTCAAGCCTAAGCAAACCAAGCTGGCCAAATCGACCAAATCGGGCACCGATGCCGGCGGTAAGAAGCTGCTAAAGAAGAAACGCTCCCTTAAGACGGACTCGAGCTTGAAGCGAAAGAAGACGCGTGTTAAGCCGGCCCTGACGTAG
- the LOC1269705 gene encoding uncharacterized protein LOC1269705 isoform X2 — protein MTTAMMMVDNFECAGYTFYSKFDSGNLGKVELVRCCEGLGIVGNTVSSGTSGVPVIGSGSSAIGPGSTSASAIVAATLGIGLHQQQQQQHHGLLSSVSGSGSAAATPGANAGGSLGMPIPSPTPHATENPLVEVEFNLWTRPDCAGTPYENQNRTWFHFAVTGGRPNQIVKFNVMNLNKQAKLFSQGMHPVTKVGPNGRWERIKDKPSYSITNDVFFISFLHKVPEVGGDTTRIYYAFTFPFTYTELMDQLSTFDRKYGRHPFELHKMAYDISQKYDSLPATAAEESKNISNLAPHRRKGKLSKMERVDRTSPESFDETARDGVGEGSPPGKEVLAEAAKSLQTVLGPGGAGGMVIDENTSESMQQITNLVNKVKIELPQGGGGEMKQPAQQASSSASATKAKLPSFHHQLNVASAVAAAANPSPEDDQKADPRDEIYYCRELLTHSIEHRRIELLTISSFHGIQTARETRLRNLFPDEAAQRCHTFREKKIVFISSRVHPGETPASFVLNGFLSMLLDRKSIVSQTLRRMYVFKIIPFLNPDGVYNGLYRSDTRGHNLNRVYISPCHETQPAIYAARKLIRYYHLGVDEVESYELEKEKEHAHGEGSKEAIGVVDPESATPAGEGSAPVDSSGGNVKMALKKESDSVEQDTPAASDSGFSEASSTSSSLTSKVASSAALPTQSSADSTGSPPTADSTPAAVVPAAVVQPQSLVAAATTAAQVFTEKLIPELNPIVSEGTATTASSSNNLAPATVRGTAGGRSASSLSLKKSIHSVTAKVDTGKGGIGKSAHHKQHVLNKPQFLGATPGTLKFKEFLVHPHHHHHHHHHHHHHHHYLAGGGAAGGVAGTGGAMSAGGNAQGQVVATLHGGKMALGAFKKGSAGGKQQATSSSTSSLIGVGGAGRASGSGGTVLGDGGTTVGGKNRPQTPQTNAAQYSHYRSHRNEYLNPVMGGGGVGGVPRSLNISLDFLAQLDERHDRVVYEDRSNLFMYIDLHGHASKKGVFMYGNHLPSTVEAVECMLLPRLMSLNSQHFHFDACNFSERNMYYKGKRDGLSKEGSGRVAVYKSTGLIKSYTLECNYNTGKCVNILPPRGKEIVAKTTHTLVPPKYTPAVFEEVGKALGPSILDLTNSNPLSRLPNCEFRTLQGLRNALRIEIERGSSKARVTNKTQKSHTKRLANQLSCSIDVAKENAIQWDHSLGAPVVGVAGGAGQQTGVPGPTVAVASKMVGDPDAATLLLAGGGGGGSSGASGATGAGSTQHPRQVLKASGSSVTLKTTHVVGAGGAGGKISRKVGAFGKPKKSKVLCDVSGTGGGVGVGGGVVGAVGAGGKKLQELMLRSTKEQVPRKKIKVSAQQASELCFKGGIGSGSLPNFLTVVPGTLADLPALGAGKKVKSESKLLDVNDMQCDDSFDAAPCCSYTGGGTASPGTTIVTTTHAGISKLISTYTQAAASELHTTVGGTTVTTEALICSGGGVGGGVVGGGSVGVGDVVTASSSMGPSMESVVVGGGGGGAGSIASGSGCSSSGEGKVGTKFGKGTLKPKQTKLAKSTKSGTDAGGKKLLKKKRSLKTDSSLKRKKTRVKPALT, from the exons ATGACGACggcaatgatgatggtggatAACTTTGAGTGTGCTGGATACACGTTCTACTCCAAGTTCGATTCCGGCAACCTGGGAAAGGTCGAGTTGGTGCGATGCTGTGAAG GACTCGGAATCGTGGGCAACACGGTATCGAGTGGGACGTCTGGTGTTCCCGTTATCGGTTCGGGGAGCAGTGCCATCGGGCCGGGCAGTACGAGCGCTTCCGCCATAGTAGCAGCCACGCTGGGGATTGGcttgcatcagcagcagcagcagcaacaccatgGACTGCTTTCGTCGGTGTCCGGAAGTGGCAGCGCTGCCGCAACGCCCGGTGCCAACGCCGGCGGGTCCCTCGGGATGCCCATTCCCTCGCCCACACCGCACGCGACCGAGAACCCGCTGGTGGAGGTGGAGTTCAATCTGTGGACCCGCCCGGACTGTGCCGGCACGCCGTACGAGAATCAGAACCGGACCTGGTTCCATTTCGCGGTGACGGGCGGACGGCCCAACCAAATCGTAAAGTTTAATGTGATGAATCTAAACAAGCAGGCGAAACTGTTCAGCCAGGGCATGCACCCGGTCACGAAGGTGGGCCCGAACGGGCGCTGGGAACGGATCAAAGATAAGCCATCGTATTCG ATTACGAACGATGTGTTCTTCATCTCCTTCCTGCACAAGGTGCCAGAGGTGGGCGGTGACACGACGCGGATCTATTACGCATTTACGTTTCCCTTCACCTACACCGAGCTGATGGACCAGCTGTCCACGTTCGATCGCAAGTATGGCCGCCATCCGTTCGAGCTGCACAAGATGGCGTACGACATTTCGCAAAAGTACGACTCACTGCCCGCGACCGCGGCGGAGGAATCGAAAAACATCTCCAACCTGGCACCGCACCGCCGGAAAGGGAAGCTGTCGAAGATGGAGCGCGTCGACCGTACCAGCCCGGAATCGTTCGACGAAACGGCACGCGACGGGGTCGGCGAAGGTTCGCCGCCGGGCAAGGAAGTGCTGGCGGAGGCGGCCAAATCGCTGCAAACCGTGCTCGGGCCCGGCGGTGCCGGTGGGATGGTAATTGATGAAAACACCTCCGAATCGATGCAGCAGATTACAAACCTTGTGAACAAGGTGAAAATAGAGTTACcgcagggtggtggtggtgaaatgAAACAACCCGCACAACAAGCGTCCTCGTCGGCGTCCGCAACGAAAGCAAAGTTACCGTCGTTTCACCATCAGCTCAACGTGGCATCGGCGGTGGCGGCCGCCGCCAATCCCTCCCCGGAGGACGATCAGAAGGCGGACCCACGGGACGAGATCTACTACTGCCGCGAGCTGCTGACGCACTCGATCGAGCACCGCCGCATCGAGCTGCTCACCATCAGCTCCTTTCACGGGATTCAGACGGCGCGCGAGACGCGCCTGCGTAATCTGTTCCCGGACGAGGCGGCCCAGCGCTGCCACACGTTTAGGGAGAAGAAGATCGTGTTCATCTCGTCCCGCGTGCATCCGGGCGAAACGCCGGCCAGCTTCGTGCTGAACGGGTTTCTCAGCATGCTGCTGGATCGGAAGAGCATCGTCTCGCAGACGCTTCGGCGGATGTACGTGTTCAAGATAATTCCCTTCCTGAACCCGGACGGCGTGTACAACGGGCTGTACCGGTCGGATACGCGCGGTCACAATCTCAACCGGGTGTACATTAGCCCCTGCCACGAGACGCAACCGGCGATCTATGCCGCCAGGAAGTTGATTAG GTACTACCATCTCGGTGTGGATGAAGTTGAATCGTACGAactggaaaaggaaaaggagcaCGCGCACGGGGAAGGATCCAAGGAAGCGATCGGTGTTGTTGATCCCGAAAGTGCTACACCAGCCGGAGAAGGATCCGCACCGGTGGACTCATCGGGAGGCAATGTGAAAATGGCACTGAAAAAAG AATCGGATTCAGTCGAACAGGACACACCGGCGGCGTCCGATTCCGGGTTCAGCGAAGCAAGCTCCACCTCGTCCTCGCTGACGTCGAAAGTTGCATCGAGCGCCGCGCTGCCCACTCAATCATCCGCCGATTCCACTGGCAGCCCGCCCACAGCCGATTCCACACCGGCAGCCGTGGTTCCGGCAGCCGTCGTGCAGCCGCAATCGCTCGTTGCCGCTGCTACGACTGCGGCCCAAGTTTTCACCGAGAAACTAATTCCGGAGCTAAATCCGATCGTTAGCGAAGGCACGGCCACCACcgctagcagcagcaacaaccttGCACCCGCTACAGTCCGCGGTACTGCTGGAGGCCGAAGCGCTTCTAGCCTGAGCttgaaaaaatcaatccaCTCGGTAACGGCCAAGGTCGACACGGGAAAGGGTGGCATCGGCAAGAGCGCCCATCACAAGCAGCACGTGCTGAACAAGCCACAGTTTCTCGGTGCGACCCCCGGCACGCTCAAGTTCAAGGAGTTTCTGGTACATccgcatcaccatcaccatcaccatcatcaccatcatcaccaccatcactatCTGGCGGGGGGAGGAGCAGCGGGTGGAGTAGCTGGCACGGGTGGTGCCATGTCAGCGGGCGGAAACGCTCAAGGGCAGGTCGTAGCCACACTGCACGGTGGCAAAATGGCGCTGGGCGCGTTCAAAAAGGGCTCCGCAGGTGGCAAGCAGCAAGCTACGTCCTCCTCCACGTCGTCCTTGATCGGTGTGGGTGGTGCTGGTCGAGCTTCGGGCAGTGGTGGAACTGTCCTTGGTGATGGTGGAACCACGGTGGGTGGTAAAAATCGCCCCCAAACGCCTCAAACCAACGCTGCACAGTACAGCCATTATCGATCGCACCGCAACGAGTACCTTAATCCGGTGATGGGCGGCGGTGGCGTTGGCGGTGTGCCGCGCAGCCTGAACATTAGCCTGGACTTTCTGGCCCAGCTGGACGAGCGGCACGATCGGGTGGTGTACGAGGACCGTAGCAATCTGTTCATGTACATCGATCTGCACGGGCACGCCTCGAAGAAGGGCGTGTTCATGTACGGGAACCATCTGCCGAGCACGGTCGAAGCGGTCGAGTGCATGCTGCTGCCGCGGCTGATGAGCCTCAACTCGCAGCACTTCCATTTCGATGCGTGTAATTTCAGCGAGCGCAACATGTACTACAA GGGTAAGCGGGACGGTCTGTCGAAGGAAGGATCGGGACGTGTGGCCGTGTACAAGAGCACCGGTTTGATCAAGAGCTACACGCTGGAATGCAACTACAACACTGGCAAGTGCGTCAACATACTGCCACCCCGGGGCAAGGAGATTGTGGCCAAAACGACGCACACGCTTGTACCCCCGAAGTATACGCCGGCCGTATTCGAGGAG GTTGGGAAAGCCCTCGGACCATCCATTTTGGATCTCACCAACTCGAACCCACTGTCCCGACTGCCGAACTGCGAGTTTCGCACGCTGCAGGGGCTGCGCAACGCGCTGCGGATCGAAATCGAGCGCGGCTCGTCGAAGGCACGCGTCACCAATAAG ACCCAGAAGTCCCACACGAAGCGGCTGGCCAATCAGCTGTCCTGCTCGATAGACGTAGCGAAGGAAAACGCAATCCAGTGGGATCATTCGCTCGGTGCACCGGTGGTCGGTGTGGCCGGCGGTGCAGGGCAGCAAACGGGTGTCCCCGGCCCGACCGTCGCCGTCGCGAGCAAGATGGTGGGTGATCCGGATGCGGCTACACTGTTACTAGCCGGTGGAGGAGGGGGTGGATCCAGTGGCGCGTCCGGTGCTACCGGTGCCGGATCGACGCAACACCCCCGGCAGGTGCTGAAAGCGAGCGGTTCATCGGTGACGCTTAAAACGACACACGTGGTCGGTGCCGGTGGAGCCGGTGGCAAGATTTCCCGCAAGGTCGGTGCCTTCGGTAAGccgaaaaaatcaaaagtcCTGTGCGATGTGAGCGgcaccggtggtggtgttggtgtgggTGGTGGCGTTGTTGGGGCGGTGGGCGCCGGTGGTAAGAAACTCCAGGAGCTAATGCTCCGCAGCACGAAGGAACAAGTGCCTCGCAAAAAGATCAAAGTATCGGCCCAGCAGGCCTCGGAGCTGTGCTTTAAGGGTGGCATTGGGTCGGGCTCGCTGCCCAACTTCCTCACCGTGGTGCCGGGCACGCTGGCCGACCTTCCGGCACTGGGCGCGGGCAAGAAGGTGAAATCGGAAAGCAAACTACTGGACGTGAACGATATGCAGTGCGATGATAGCTTCGATGCGGCACCGTGCTGTTCGTACACCGGTGGTGGCACTGCGTCACCGGGCACGACGATCGTTACCACCACGCACGCTGGCATCTCGAAGCTGATCTCGACGTACACACAGGCAGCAGCAAGCGAGCTGCACACGACGGTCGGCGGCACCACGGTCACAACGGAAGCGTTGATttgcagcggtggtggtgttggcggtggtgtCGTTGGTGGCGGCAGCGTTGGTGTCGGTGATGTGGTCACGGCTTCGTCTTCGATGGGTCCTTCGATGGAGAGTGTTgttgtcggtggtggtggtggtggtgctggtagcATCGCTAGCGGGAGTGGCTGTAGCAGCAGTGGCGAAGGGAAGGTCGGCACCAAGTTTGGCAAGGGTACGCTCAAGCCTAAGCAAACCAAGCTGGCCAAATCGACCAAATCGGGCACCGATGCCGGCGGTAAGAAGCTGCTAAAGAAGAAACGCTCCCTTAAGACGGACTCGAGCTTGAAGCGAAAGAAGACGCGTGTTAAGCCGGCCCTGACGTAG